Proteins found in one Misgurnus anguillicaudatus chromosome 3, ASM2758022v2, whole genome shotgun sequence genomic segment:
- the rhoh gene encoding rho-related GTP-binding protein RhoH, translated as MMNGVEETSVKCVLVGDSAVGKTALLVRFTSETFPDSYKPTVYENTGVDVFMDGIQIGLGLWDTAGHDTFRQIRPMSYQQADVVLLCYSVANPNSLLNLRQKWIGEVRQYLPKVPVLVVATQTDHREMGPYRANCTAASEGKQVAQEIRAKGYLECSALSNRGVQQVFECAVRTAVNRARRQTRRRLLDFNPCKIS; from the coding sequence ATGATGAACGGGGTAGAAGAAACCTCTGTGAAATGTGTACTGGTCGGGGACTCTGCTGTGGGTAAAACGGCACTCCTTGTACGCTTCACTTCTGAAACGTTCCCAGACAGCTACAAACCTACCGTCTATGAAAACACTGGCGTCGATGTATTCATGGACGGGATCCAGATCGGTCTGGGATTGTGGGATACGGCAGGACACGACACATTCCGCCAAATCCGGCCAATGTCGTACCAGCAGGCGGATGTGGTGTTGCTGTGTTATTCCGTAGCGAATCCTAACTCGTTGCTTAATCTGCGGCAGAAATGGATCGGCGAAGTGAGGCAATATCTTCCGAAGGTACCCGTGCTGGTGGTCGCCACACAGACGGACCACCGTGAGATGGGCCCATATCGTGCTAACTGCACAGCGGCCTCGGAGGGCAAACAGGTGGCACAGGAGATCCGTGCAAAGGGATACCTGGAATGCTCGGCACTCAGCAACCGTGGCGTGCAGCAGGTTTTTGAGTGCGCGGTTCGAACGGCCGTCAATCGGGCCCGAAGACAGACAAGGCGGAGACTGCTAGACTTTAACCCCTGTAAAATCTCCTAA